One genomic segment of Anguilla anguilla isolate fAngAng1 chromosome 2, fAngAng1.pri, whole genome shotgun sequence includes these proteins:
- the LOC118221766 gene encoding elongation factor 1-alpha 1 produces the protein MGKEKLHINIVVIGHVDSGKSTTTGHLIYKCGGIDKRTIEKFEKEAAEMGKGSFKYAWVLDKLKAERERGITIDISLWKFETSKYYVTIIDAPGHRDFIKNMITGTSQADCAVLIVAAGVGEFEAGISKNGQTREHALLAYTLGVKQLIVGINKMDSTEPNYSQKRYEEIVKEVSTYIKKIGYNPDTVAFVPISGWNGDNMLESSPNMTWFKGWKITRKDGNASGTTLLEALDAIQPPTRPTDKPLRLPLQDVYKIGGIGTVPVGRVETGLLKPGMVVTFAPVNVTTEVKSVEMHHEALTEALPGDNVGFNVKNVSVKDIRRGNVAGDSKNDPPQEAANFTAQVIILNHPGQISAGYAPVLDCHTAHIACKFAELKEKIDRRSGKKLEDNPKSLKSGDAAIVDMVPGKPMCVESFSEYPPLGRFAVRDMRQTVAVGVIKGVEKKAATTGKVTKSAQKAQKAK, from the exons ATGGGAAAGGAAAAGCTGCACATCAACATCGTGGTGATCGGCCACGTGGACTCCGGCAAGTCCACCACCACCGGGCACCTCATCTACAAGTGCGGGGGCATCGACAAGCGCACCATCGAGAAGTTCGAGAAGGAGGCGGCCGAG ATGGGCAAGGGCTCCTTCAAGTACGCCTGGGTGCTGGACAAGCTGAAGGCCGAGCGGGAGCGCGGCATCACCATCGACATCTCCCTGTGGAAGTTTGAGACCAGCAAGTACTACGTGACCATCATCGACGCCCCCGGGCACAGGGACTTCATCAAGAACATGATCACGGGCACGTCCCAG gcggaCTGCGCGGTGCTGATCGTGGCGGCGGGGGTGGGCGAGTTCGAGGCGGGCATCTCGAAGAACGGGCAGACGCGGGAGCACGCCCTGCTGGCCTACACGCTGGGCGTCAAGCAGCTCATCGTGGGCATCAACAAGATGGACTCCACCGAGCCCAACTACAGCCAGAAGCGCTACGAGGAGATCGTCAAGGAAGTCAGCACCTACATCAAGAAGATCGGCTACAACCCTGACACGGTGGCCTTCGTGCCCATCTCCGGCTGGAACGGGGACAACATGCTGGAGTCCAGCCCAAAC ATGACCTGGTTTAAGGGGTGGAAGATCACACGGAAGGACGGCAACGCGTCCGGCACCACCCTCCTGGAGGCCCTGGACGCCATCCAGCCCCCGACCCGCCCCACTGACAAACCCCTCCGCCTGCCCCTGCAGGACGTCTACAAAATCGGAG GAATCGGGACCGTCCCCGTGGGCCGCGTGGAGACGGGGCTGCTGAAGCCCGGCATGGTGGTGACCTTCGCCCCCGTCAACGTGACGACGGAGGTGAAGTCGGTGGAGATGCACCACGAGGCGCTGACCGAGGCGCTGCCGGGCGACAACGTGGGCTTCAACGTCAAGAACGTCTCCGTCAAGGACATCCGCCGCGGCAACGTGGCCGGGGACAGCAAGAACGACCCGCCCCAGGAGGCCGCCAACTTCACCGCGCAG GTGATCATCCTGAACCACCCGGGCCAGATCAGCGCCGGCTACGCCCCGGTGCTGGACTGCCACACCGCCCACATCGCCTGCAAGTTCGCCGAGCTCAAGGAGAAGATCGACCGCCGCTCGGGCAAGAAGCTGGAGGACAACCCCAAGTCGCTCAAGTCCGGCGACGCCGCCATCGTGGACATGGTCCCGGGGAAGCCCATGTGTGTGGAGAGCTTCTCTGAGTACCCCCCTCTCG GGCGCTTTGCGGTTCGCGACATGCGCCAGACCGTGGCGGTCGGTGTGATCAAGGGCGTGGAGAAGAAGGCGGCCACCACCGGCAAGGTCACCAAGTCGGCCCAGAAGGCCCAGAAGGCCAAATGA